The Agrococcus carbonis genome has a window encoding:
- the paaC gene encoding 1,2-phenylacetyl-CoA epoxidase subunit PaaC, which produces MNAQLNDAELAEAAQPAEPAQPDTARPETARPETPHSEAAHPATPHSEAATAAPPAATPHRDAATVNAEYEAEAADAHGDVTVDELDLAAELSGVPSAKATADVAEYALRLGDDALILSQRLGWWISRAPELEEDMALGNIALDLLGHARSLLHYAGTASDRSEDDLAYWRDEHEFRCAWLFEQPNGDFAHTVARGLIAAIWMQELYTALTQSTDASLAAIAAKSVKEVAYHRDHFVQWTLRLAGGTDESRRRMLVGLTDLWPYTDELFRDDPLHDRLGGAAPRPSSLRAGFDEVWDAVLAEAEITVEEFTNPKIGQSSGGGRHGNHSTHLGPLLAEMQVLARRHPGATW; this is translated from the coding sequence GTGAACGCCCAGCTGAACGACGCCGAGCTCGCCGAGGCCGCGCAGCCCGCCGAGCCGGCGCAGCCCGACACGGCGCGGCCGGAGACGGCGCGACCCGAGACGCCCCACTCCGAGGCGGCGCACCCCGCCACGCCCCACTCCGAGGCAGCCACCGCCGCGCCCCCGGCGGCGACCCCCCACCGCGACGCCGCCACCGTCAACGCCGAGTACGAGGCCGAGGCGGCCGACGCGCACGGCGACGTCACCGTCGACGAGCTCGACCTCGCCGCCGAGCTCTCGGGCGTGCCATCGGCGAAGGCGACCGCCGACGTCGCCGAGTACGCGCTGCGCCTCGGCGACGACGCGCTCATCCTCTCCCAGCGCCTCGGGTGGTGGATCTCGCGCGCCCCCGAGCTCGAGGAGGACATGGCGCTCGGCAACATCGCCCTCGACCTGCTGGGGCACGCGCGCTCGCTCCTGCACTACGCGGGCACCGCATCCGACCGCTCTGAGGACGACCTCGCGTACTGGCGCGACGAGCACGAGTTCCGCTGCGCGTGGCTCTTCGAGCAGCCCAACGGCGACTTCGCGCACACCGTCGCGCGCGGCCTCATCGCCGCGATCTGGATGCAGGAGCTCTACACCGCGCTGACGCAGTCGACGGATGCGTCGCTCGCGGCCATCGCGGCGAAGTCGGTCAAGGAGGTGGCCTACCACCGCGACCACTTCGTGCAGTGGACGCTGCGCCTCGCGGGCGGCACCGACGAGTCGCGCCGTCGCATGCTCGTGGGCCTCACCGACCTGTGGCCGTACACCGACGAGCTCTTCCGCGACGACCCGCTGCACGACCGCCTCGGGGGCGCAGCGCCCCGCCCCTCGAGCCTCCGCGCGGGCTTCGACGAGGTGTGGGATGCGGTGCTCGCCGAGGCCGAGATCACGGTCGAGGAGTTCACGAACCCCAAGATCGGCCAGTCGTCGGGCGGCGGCCGCCACGGGAACCACTCGACGCACCTCGGCCCGCTGCTCGCCGAGATGCAGGTGCTGGCCCGCCGGCACCCGGGGGCGACGTGGTGA
- a CDS encoding NAD(P)/FAD-dependent oxidoreductase — MSERIAVIGAGVIGLSIAHELASAGRAVTVLADAAPLETTSAVAGAIWFPYAAERSPAVDAMLEASLRRMRTIALEEPDAGVDLRSGIIVERTPDPDRAWTQWVESEPADPAELPAGATGVRTTVPLATMSVYLPWLQQRCAGLGVRFERRAIDDVDALAGEWSTAIVAAGVRGGALLGDDDAVVPIRGQVVRVANPGIAEFRIDDDNPGGLAYVLPRRDCVVLGGTAEPGATSLAPDPATEAGILERCAALVPEVAGQPIVSRAVGLRPGRSRLRIEEVPGRALRVIAAYGHGGSGVTLSWGTAERVAGML; from the coding sequence ATGAGCGAGCGGATCGCGGTGATCGGCGCGGGCGTCATCGGGCTCTCGATCGCGCACGAGCTCGCCTCGGCCGGGCGGGCGGTGACGGTGCTCGCCGACGCGGCGCCGCTCGAGACCACGTCGGCGGTCGCCGGCGCCATCTGGTTCCCCTACGCCGCCGAGCGCTCGCCCGCCGTCGACGCGATGCTCGAGGCGTCGCTGCGGCGCATGCGCACCATCGCGCTCGAGGAGCCCGACGCCGGAGTCGACCTGCGCAGCGGCATCATCGTGGAGCGCACGCCCGACCCCGACCGCGCCTGGACGCAATGGGTCGAGAGCGAGCCCGCCGACCCCGCCGAGCTCCCGGCGGGCGCGACCGGTGTGCGCACGACCGTGCCGCTCGCGACGATGTCGGTCTACCTGCCGTGGCTGCAGCAGCGCTGCGCGGGCCTCGGCGTGCGCTTCGAGCGGCGCGCGATCGACGACGTGGATGCGCTCGCGGGCGAGTGGAGCACGGCGATCGTGGCAGCGGGGGTGCGCGGGGGCGCGCTGCTCGGCGACGACGACGCGGTCGTGCCGATCCGCGGGCAGGTCGTGCGGGTCGCGAACCCGGGCATCGCCGAGTTCCGCATCGACGACGACAACCCCGGCGGCCTCGCCTACGTGCTGCCCCGCCGCGACTGCGTCGTGCTGGGCGGCACGGCGGAGCCGGGGGCGACGTCGCTCGCGCCGGATCCGGCGACCGAGGCGGGCATCCTCGAGCGCTGCGCGGCGCTCGTGCCCGAGGTGGCCGGTCAGCCCATCGTCTCCCGCGCCGTCGGCCTGCGGCCCGGTCGCTCGCGGCTGCGGATCGAGGAGGTGCCGGGGCGCGCGCTGCGGGTGATCGCGGCGTACGGGCACGGCGGCTCGGGCGTCACCCTGTCGTGGGGCACCGCCGAGCGCGTCGCCGGGATGCTCTAG
- a CDS encoding SAM-dependent methyltransferase codes for MADLSARLTAVLRALPLREGMRVLEVGCGSGALARAIAAEVGASGSVLGVDRSPTAIQAAERASDHGSLDFRVAAVERFRLMGREQPFDLVVAIRVGALDGRHPELEAEALERLRAATVPGASLYIDRGDPLERVALH; via the coding sequence ATGGCCGATCTCTCGGCACGACTGACGGCGGTGCTGCGCGCGCTGCCGCTGCGCGAGGGCATGCGCGTGCTCGAAGTGGGCTGCGGGTCGGGCGCGCTCGCCCGCGCGATCGCTGCGGAGGTCGGCGCGAGCGGCTCCGTGCTCGGCGTCGACCGGTCGCCGACCGCGATCCAGGCGGCTGAGCGGGCGAGCGACCACGGCAGCCTCGACTTCCGCGTCGCCGCCGTCGAGCGGTTCCGGCTCATGGGGCGCGAGCAGCCGTTCGACCTCGTCGTAGCCATCCGCGTGGGCGCGCTCGACGGCCGCCACCCCGAGCTCGAGGCCGAGGCGCTCGAGCGGCTGCGCGCGGCCACCGTGCCCGGCGCATCCCTCTACATCGACCGCGGCGACCCGCTCGAGCGGGTCGCGCTGCACTGA
- a CDS encoding DHA2 family efflux MFS transporter permease subunit, translating into MSQRVASASTADRFVRYRWWGLLAISLGVALIIMDSTIVSVAVPAIVDELGISSTEIQWVQEIYTLLFAALLLTWGRMADRVGRRRIMLIGIVLFVVASVVCALAGSGAVLIFGRALQGLGGSMILPTTLALLNANFRGRERGIAFAVWGSTIGGMAAIGPLAGGWLIEHASWRWAFGINVPVGILIVAGLLLFVAESREARGAVQRLDLIGALLSIVGFGALVFGLIEGRSYGWWAAEDAAPFTVGGLSPIPLAFVLAVDALAAFVLVERARSRAGRGVILDLSLFRIRSFANGNVTALIVSFGEFGLILSLPLWFQNVLGFTAFEAGLALLPLAIGSFVASGAVAALTKRMPPVVVVRIGLVLEIVAIAALALLIRPDSTGWLTSPALFVYGLGVGLATAQLTSVVLADVPVERSGQGSATQSTARQMGSALGIAVLGTAFFSTLASGTADRLAAAVAEQPALQGLIDSVTASSGGSIASLADDPRTAFVADAARAAMTDGTALAAWIAVGALVLGLLSSLRIKPAAG; encoded by the coding sequence GTGAGCCAGCGCGTCGCATCCGCCAGCACCGCCGACCGCTTCGTCCGCTACCGATGGTGGGGGCTGCTGGCGATCAGCCTGGGCGTCGCGCTCATCATCATGGACTCGACGATCGTCTCGGTCGCGGTGCCAGCGATCGTCGACGAGCTCGGCATCTCGAGCACCGAGATCCAGTGGGTGCAGGAGATCTACACGCTGCTGTTCGCGGCGCTCCTGCTCACGTGGGGCCGGATGGCCGACCGGGTCGGCCGCCGCCGCATCATGCTCATCGGCATCGTGCTGTTCGTGGTCGCGAGCGTCGTCTGCGCGCTCGCCGGCAGCGGCGCGGTGCTCATCTTCGGCCGGGCGCTCCAGGGCCTCGGCGGCTCGATGATCCTGCCGACGACGCTCGCGCTGCTGAACGCGAACTTCCGCGGCCGGGAGCGCGGCATCGCCTTCGCGGTGTGGGGCTCGACGATCGGCGGCATGGCCGCGATCGGGCCGCTCGCGGGCGGCTGGCTCATCGAGCACGCGAGCTGGCGCTGGGCGTTCGGCATCAACGTGCCCGTCGGCATCCTCATCGTGGCTGGTCTGCTGCTCTTCGTCGCCGAGTCGCGCGAGGCGCGCGGCGCGGTGCAGCGGCTCGACCTCATCGGCGCGCTGCTGTCGATCGTCGGCTTCGGCGCGCTCGTGTTCGGGCTCATCGAGGGCCGCAGCTACGGCTGGTGGGCCGCCGAGGATGCCGCGCCGTTCACGGTCGGCGGGCTCTCGCCCATCCCGCTCGCCTTCGTGCTCGCGGTCGACGCGCTCGCCGCGTTCGTGCTCGTCGAGCGCGCACGCTCGCGCGCGGGGAGGGGCGTGATCCTCGACCTCTCGCTCTTCCGCATCCGCTCGTTCGCCAACGGCAACGTCACCGCGCTCATCGTGAGCTTCGGCGAGTTCGGCCTCATCCTCTCGCTGCCGCTGTGGTTCCAGAACGTGCTGGGCTTCACCGCGTTCGAGGCGGGGCTCGCGCTGCTGCCGCTCGCCATCGGGTCGTTCGTCGCGAGCGGCGCCGTCGCGGCCCTCACGAAGCGGATGCCGCCCGTCGTCGTCGTGCGCATCGGCCTCGTGCTCGAGATCGTCGCGATCGCGGCGCTCGCGCTGCTCATCCGCCCCGACAGCACGGGCTGGCTCACGTCGCCCGCGCTGTTCGTCTACGGGCTCGGCGTCGGCCTCGCGACGGCGCAGCTGACGAGCGTCGTGCTCGCCGACGTGCCCGTGGAGCGCAGCGGCCAGGGCTCGGCGACCCAGTCGACCGCCCGCCAGATGGGCTCGGCGCTCGGCATCGCCGTGCTCGGCACCGCGTTCTTCTCGACCCTCGCGAGCGGCACCGCCGACCGGCTCGCGGCAGCGGTGGCCGAGCAGCCGGCGCTGCAGGGCCTCATCGACTCGGTCACCGCGAGCTCCGGCGGCAGCATCGCGAGCCTCGCCGACGACCCGCGCACCGCGTTCGTGGCGGATGCGGCGCGGGCGGCGATGACCGACGGCACGGCGCTCGCCGCGTGGATCGCCGTCGGCGCGCTCGTGCTCGGCCTGCTCTCGAGCCTGCGCATCAAGCCCGCCGCCGGTTGA
- a CDS encoding enoyl-CoA hydratase/isomerase family protein has product MIELTIADDIAEVVLNAPKKRNAVDASALHELADAYTRAEQAGVRALVLRGEGKAFCAGRDIAEVDPVTDDALGFMRGTLQPVLEQMAAFPAPTFAVAHGACLGIGLGLLIATDVVYVAESAKVGSPFAALGATLDSGGHALLFERLGAHRAFDLIYSGKLMSGAEAVAAGLFSRAFPDDEVLEATRAAAAHAAQGPTLAFLATKEIIRGLRDERQGLWRSVDAENVAQEQLRQTADFREGFAAFQEKRAPRFTGRG; this is encoded by the coding sequence ATGATCGAGCTGACCATCGCCGACGACATCGCCGAGGTCGTCCTGAACGCGCCCAAGAAGCGCAACGCGGTCGACGCATCCGCCCTGCACGAGCTCGCGGATGCGTACACCCGCGCCGAGCAGGCGGGCGTGCGCGCGCTCGTGCTGCGCGGCGAGGGCAAGGCGTTCTGCGCCGGCCGCGACATCGCCGAGGTCGACCCGGTGACCGACGACGCGCTCGGCTTCATGCGCGGCACCCTGCAGCCCGTGCTCGAGCAGATGGCGGCGTTCCCCGCCCCGACGTTCGCGGTCGCGCACGGCGCGTGCCTCGGCATCGGGCTCGGCCTGCTGATCGCGACCGACGTCGTCTACGTCGCCGAGTCGGCGAAGGTCGGCAGCCCGTTCGCCGCGCTCGGCGCGACGCTCGACTCGGGCGGCCACGCGCTGCTCTTCGAGCGGCTCGGCGCGCACCGCGCGTTCGACCTCATCTACTCGGGGAAGCTCATGAGCGGCGCCGAGGCGGTCGCGGCAGGGCTCTTCTCGCGGGCCTTCCCCGACGACGAGGTGCTCGAGGCCACCCGGGCCGCCGCCGCGCACGCGGCGCAGGGGCCGACGCTCGCGTTCCTCGCGACGAAGGAGATCATCCGCGGCCTCCGCGACGAGCGGCAGGGGCTGTGGCGCTCGGTCGACGCCGAGAACGTCGCGCAGGAGCAGCTGCGGCAGACCGCCGACTTCCGCGAGGGCTTCGCCGCCTTCCAGGAGAAGCGCGCGCCGCGGTTCACCGGCCGCGGCTGA
- the paaD gene encoding 1,2-phenylacetyl-CoA epoxidase subunit PaaD, producing the protein MVEQRQPRVADVEHARRIAAAVVDPEVPVLTIDDLGVLRDVRDEDGTIVVTLTPTYSGCPAIDQMRDDVLLALTAEGYRDVRVDFTLTPAWTTDWMSEAGKAKLEQYGIAPPTHRAGERSGPIPLSLGVKCPRCGSLRTREVSRFGSTACKSHFECLACLEPFDHFKVH; encoded by the coding sequence ATGGTCGAGCAGCGCCAGCCCCGGGTCGCGGATGTGGAGCACGCCCGCCGCATCGCCGCTGCGGTCGTCGACCCCGAGGTGCCCGTGCTCACGATCGACGATCTCGGCGTGCTGCGCGACGTGCGCGACGAGGACGGCACGATCGTCGTCACGCTCACGCCCACCTACTCGGGCTGCCCCGCGATCGACCAGATGCGCGACGACGTGCTGCTCGCGCTCACCGCGGAGGGCTACCGCGACGTGCGCGTCGACTTCACGCTCACCCCGGCCTGGACGACCGACTGGATGAGCGAGGCCGGCAAGGCCAAGCTCGAGCAGTACGGCATCGCCCCGCCCACGCACCGCGCGGGCGAGCGCTCGGGCCCCATCCCGCTCTCGCTCGGCGTCAAGTGCCCGCGCTGCGGGTCGCTCCGCACCCGCGAGGTGTCGCGCTTCGGCTCGACCGCGTGCAAGAGCCACTTCGAGTGCCTCGCGTGCCTCGAGCCCTTCGACCACTTCAAGGTGCACTGA
- the paaB gene encoding 1,2-phenylacetyl-CoA epoxidase subunit PaaB, translated as MSTPGDVAGEGWPLYEVFVRAGRGLSHVHVGSLHAPDDDMALRNARDLYTRRNEGVSVWVVRSSAITTSDPDQKGAFFESPAGKNYRHAKYYEKSAEVPHL; from the coding sequence ATGTCGACACCCGGAGACGTCGCCGGCGAGGGCTGGCCGCTGTACGAGGTGTTCGTGCGCGCCGGCCGAGGGCTGAGCCACGTGCACGTCGGCTCGCTGCACGCGCCCGACGACGACATGGCCCTGCGCAACGCGCGCGACCTCTACACCCGCCGCAACGAGGGCGTCTCGGTGTGGGTCGTGCGCTCGAGCGCGATCACGACGAGCGACCCCGACCAGAAGGGCGCCTTCTTCGAGAGCCCCGCGGGCAAGAACTACCGCCACGCGAAGTACTACGAGAAGAGCGCGGAGGTGCCGCACCTGTGA
- the paaE gene encoding 1,2-phenylacetyl-CoA epoxidase subunit PaaE: MAAINLGSTGLAAPAGTASARRRGQFHSLEVAEVRPLTGESVEVTFAVPDDLHDAFGYVAGQHLALRKTIDGHEMRRSYSICRPPSRGSISVAIKRDLGGRFSTWANSELRPGDRIDVMSPQGTFTSTLETLDGAHVVGIAAGSGITPMMALAHEVLASSETSTFSLLFSNRSTLDVMFIEELADLKDRYPARLALHHVLSREQRAAPLMSGRIDEDRLERILTDLIRPESVDEWFLCGPFELVQLCRDVLERKGVDPAHVRFELFTTGRPTDAAGDRGRPVTVEAGEETWSLDFTLDGQSSQVQSPVAARESILNAALRVRSDVPFACAGGVCGTCRAKVVSGSVTMTENYALEPDEIDRGYVLTCQSHPTSDAVVVDYDV, from the coding sequence ATGGCGGCCATCAACCTGGGATCGACCGGCCTCGCTGCCCCCGCGGGCACCGCATCCGCCCGCCGTCGCGGGCAGTTCCACAGCCTCGAGGTCGCGGAGGTGCGACCGCTCACGGGCGAGTCGGTCGAGGTGACCTTCGCGGTGCCCGACGACCTGCACGACGCCTTCGGCTACGTCGCCGGTCAGCACCTGGCGCTGCGGAAGACGATCGACGGCCACGAGATGCGCCGCTCGTACTCCATCTGCCGGCCGCCGAGCCGGGGCTCGATCTCGGTCGCCATCAAGCGCGACCTCGGCGGCCGCTTCTCGACGTGGGCGAACAGCGAGCTGCGGCCGGGCGACCGGATCGACGTCATGAGCCCGCAGGGCACCTTCACGTCGACGCTCGAGACGCTCGACGGCGCGCACGTCGTCGGCATCGCCGCCGGCAGCGGCATCACGCCGATGATGGCGCTCGCGCACGAGGTGCTCGCGAGCAGCGAGACGTCGACGTTCTCGCTCCTCTTCTCGAACCGCTCGACGCTCGACGTCATGTTCATCGAGGAGCTCGCCGACCTCAAGGACCGCTACCCCGCGCGCCTCGCGCTGCACCACGTGCTCTCGCGCGAGCAGCGGGCCGCGCCGCTCATGTCGGGCCGCATCGACGAGGATCGCCTCGAGCGCATCCTCACCGACCTCATCCGCCCCGAGAGCGTCGACGAGTGGTTCCTGTGCGGGCCGTTCGAGCTCGTGCAGCTGTGCCGCGACGTGCTCGAGCGCAAGGGCGTCGACCCCGCGCACGTGCGCTTCGAGCTCTTCACCACGGGGCGGCCCACGGATGCGGCGGGCGACCGCGGCAGGCCCGTCACGGTCGAGGCGGGCGAGGAGACGTGGAGCCTCGACTTCACGCTCGACGGGCAGTCGTCGCAGGTGCAGAGCCCCGTCGCCGCGCGCGAGTCCATCCTGAACGCGGCGCTGCGGGTGCGGTCCGACGTGCCGTTCGCGTGCGCGGGCGGCGTGTGCGGCACGTGCCGCGCGAAGGTCGTCTCGGGCAGCGTGACGATGACCGAGAACTACGCGCTCGAGCCCGACGAGATCGATCGCGGCTACGTGCTGACGTGCCAGTCGCACCCGACGTCGGATGCGGTGGTCGTCGACTACGACGTGTAG
- a CDS encoding DUF805 domain-containing protein: MSSTTQPPPAGQPLPVGPPLPVGQPLYGASFGQAVQRFFRGYVTFSGRASRSEYWWAYLFVALVSLVAQIPFWIAWFGFMREAMALEASSPVIEPDPDAVLAAMGPMLGWLGVMLVITLAIFLPYLAVQWRRLQDANFHGAFALLNIISLGIVPLVMSFFPSHPAGVRFDPAFSQQAAFAGPEPAFGQPVYEPAPGQLPYGQAPGAEAPNAAYGDPAYGGPAYSSAAYSGPTYGGPAYGADPAAPQPGAPLPGHPHGTEPGDAPGGQPGTQR; this comes from the coding sequence GTGAGCAGCACGACCCAACCCCCTCCCGCCGGCCAGCCCCTGCCCGTCGGTCCGCCCCTGCCTGTCGGCCAACCGCTCTACGGCGCCTCGTTCGGCCAGGCCGTGCAGCGCTTCTTCCGCGGCTACGTGACGTTCTCGGGCCGCGCGAGCCGCAGCGAGTACTGGTGGGCCTACCTCTTCGTCGCCCTCGTCTCCCTCGTGGCCCAGATCCCGTTCTGGATCGCCTGGTTCGGCTTCATGCGCGAGGCGATGGCGCTCGAGGCCTCCTCGCCCGTGATCGAGCCCGACCCCGACGCCGTGCTCGCCGCGATGGGCCCGATGCTCGGCTGGCTCGGCGTCATGCTGGTCATCACGCTCGCCATCTTCCTCCCCTACCTCGCGGTGCAGTGGCGCCGCCTGCAGGACGCGAACTTCCACGGAGCCTTCGCCCTGCTCAACATCATCAGCCTCGGGATCGTGCCGCTCGTCATGAGCTTCTTCCCCTCGCACCCCGCGGGCGTGCGGTTCGACCCCGCCTTCAGCCAGCAGGCTGCCTTCGCCGGCCCGGAGCCGGCCTTCGGCCAGCCCGTCTACGAGCCCGCGCCCGGGCAGCTGCCCTACGGCCAGGCGCCCGGCGCCGAGGCGCCGAACGCCGCGTACGGCGACCCCGCGTACGGCGGCCCGGCCTACAGCAGCGCGGCGTACAGCGGCCCGACCTACGGCGGCCCCGCGTACGGCGCCGACCCTGCCGCACCGCAGCCCGGCGCCCCGCTGCCCGGCCACCCGCACGGCACCGAGCCCGGTGACGCGCCGGGCGGCCAGCCCGGCACCCAGCGCTAG
- the paaA gene encoding 1,2-phenylacetyl-CoA epoxidase subunit PaaA, with the protein MTEAELAEAQAAFDAIIEADQRIEPRDWMPDAYRKTLIRQISQHAHSEIIGMQPEGNWISRAPSLKRKAILMAKVQDEAGHGLYLYSAAQTLGISRDEMTEQLITSRARYSSIFNYPTPTWADMGAIGWLVDGAAICNQVPLCRASYGPYGRAMVRICKEESFHQRQGFEILLELSNGTPEQHQMAQDAVNRWYWPSLMMFGPPDDESPNSAQSMAWKIKRFSNDELRQRFVGMLVPQAEVLGLTLPDPNLRWNEETKSWDMSEIDWTEFNEVLAGRGPANAQRIQHRRDAHEDGAWVREAAAAYAEKQAARARAAERAAA; encoded by the coding sequence ATGACCGAGGCCGAGCTGGCCGAGGCGCAGGCCGCGTTCGACGCGATCATCGAGGCCGACCAGCGAATCGAGCCGCGCGACTGGATGCCCGACGCCTACCGCAAGACGCTCATCCGCCAGATCTCGCAGCACGCGCACTCCGAGATCATCGGCATGCAGCCCGAGGGCAACTGGATCTCGCGCGCGCCGAGCCTCAAGCGCAAGGCCATCCTGATGGCCAAGGTGCAGGACGAGGCCGGCCACGGGCTCTACCTGTACTCCGCCGCGCAGACGCTCGGCATCTCGCGCGACGAGATGACCGAGCAGCTCATCACCTCGCGCGCCCGCTACTCGTCGATCTTCAACTACCCCACGCCCACCTGGGCCGACATGGGGGCGATCGGCTGGCTCGTCGACGGCGCCGCGATCTGCAACCAGGTGCCGCTGTGCCGCGCCTCGTACGGCCCCTACGGCCGCGCGATGGTGCGCATCTGCAAGGAGGAGTCGTTCCACCAGCGGCAGGGCTTCGAGATCCTGCTCGAGCTCTCGAACGGCACCCCCGAGCAGCACCAGATGGCGCAGGACGCGGTGAACCGCTGGTACTGGCCCTCGCTCATGATGTTCGGCCCGCCCGACGACGAGTCGCCCAACTCGGCGCAGTCGATGGCGTGGAAGATCAAGCGCTTCTCGAACGACGAGCTGCGCCAGCGCTTCGTCGGCATGCTCGTGCCGCAGGCCGAGGTGCTCGGGCTCACGCTGCCCGACCCGAACCTGCGCTGGAACGAGGAGACCAAGAGCTGGGACATGTCGGAGATCGACTGGACCGAGTTCAACGAGGTGCTCGCCGGCCGCGGCCCCGCGAACGCGCAGCGCATCCAGCACCGCCGCGACGCCCACGAGGATGGCGCCTGGGTGCGCGAGGCGGCCGCCGCCTACGCCGAGAAGCAGGCCGCGCGCGCCCGCGCCGCGGAGCGCGCCGCCGCCTGA
- a CDS encoding maleylpyruvate isomerase family mycothiol-dependent enzyme produces MDHLRALTGLQHDFLETARRADPATPIPWLGRWRIEQLVVHLARIHHWAAGQARRRQEAPLGRGPFADLPGLYERCAAELRETLAELDPDARAWALIDDGVPREQQTGTVRFWHRRQAHETLVHLWDLRAAIGEAVDVDDALWLDCLDEVVTVMHPRQLRLGRVAPPAARIVFQPTGADASADPGADARLALGGAADDAPEVVIAGPPRALALLAWGRGVPVDDRLAAEGVEVHGDRALAEAVLRAGLTP; encoded by the coding sequence ATGGACCACCTGCGCGCGCTCACCGGCCTGCAGCACGACTTCCTCGAGACCGCCCGGCGCGCCGACCCGGCCACCCCCATCCCGTGGCTCGGCCGCTGGCGGATCGAGCAGCTCGTCGTGCACCTCGCGCGCATCCACCACTGGGCCGCTGGGCAGGCGCGGCGCCGCCAGGAGGCGCCCCTCGGCCGCGGGCCGTTCGCCGACCTGCCGGGGCTCTACGAGCGGTGCGCGGCCGAGCTGCGCGAGACGCTCGCCGAGCTCGACCCCGATGCGCGGGCGTGGGCGCTCATCGACGACGGCGTGCCCCGCGAGCAGCAAACCGGCACGGTGCGCTTCTGGCACCGCCGGCAGGCGCACGAGACCCTCGTGCACCTCTGGGATCTGCGGGCCGCGATCGGCGAGGCGGTCGACGTCGACGACGCGCTCTGGCTCGACTGCCTCGACGAGGTCGTCACCGTGATGCACCCGCGGCAGCTGCGCCTCGGCCGCGTCGCACCGCCCGCCGCGCGCATCGTCTTCCAGCCCACGGGGGCGGATGCGTCGGCGGACCCCGGGGCGGATGCGCGGCTCGCGCTCGGCGGCGCGGCCGACGACGCCCCCGAGGTCGTCATCGCAGGCCCGCCTCGCGCACTCGCGCTCCTCGCGTGGGGCCGCGGCGTGCCCGTGGACGACCGGCTCGCGGCCGAGGGCGTCGAGGTGCACGGCGACCGCGCGCTCGCCGAGGCGGTGCTGCGCGCTGGTCTCACGCCATGA